A genomic region of Thermoplasmataceae archaeon contains the following coding sequences:
- the rpiA gene encoding ribose-5-phosphate isomerase RpiA, translating into MDSVLEKEKRSAAVEAAKYVKSGSIIGLGTGSTTHYFILELASLVKNGYDVKCMASSVDTEKKARNLGIEIISTSNELLDAYFDGADEIEPGGSMIKGGGGALTKEKILAKNSKEFNVMIDSSKMKLKLGKFGVPVEVLEFGLEFTKKNIEQLGCVCRIRKDFTTDSGNLILDCDFGLIQNTVGLESLIKSIPGVVEVGIFNGMAKRIFQGKGNQCLTIEL; encoded by the coding sequence ATGGATTCTGTGCTTGAAAAGGAAAAGCGATCTGCAGCTGTTGAAGCTGCAAAATACGTAAAGAGCGGCTCCATTATAGGTTTGGGAACAGGCTCCACAACACATTACTTCATACTTGAACTTGCTAGTCTTGTCAAGAATGGATATGACGTGAAGTGCATGGCAAGCTCCGTGGATACTGAAAAGAAAGCTAGGAATCTTGGAATTGAGATCATTAGTACGAGTAATGAGTTGTTGGATGCCTATTTTGACGGAGCAGATGAAATTGAACCTGGAGGAAGCATGATCAAGGGAGGGGGAGGCGCACTCACAAAAGAAAAGATTCTGGCCAAAAACAGCAAAGAATTCAACGTGATGATCGATAGCTCGAAAATGAAATTGAAGCTAGGAAAATTTGGAGTTCCAGTAGAGGTCCTAGAATTTGGTCTTGAATTTACCAAGAAAAACATTGAACAGCTTGGATGTGTTTGCAGAATCAGGAAGGATTTTACCACCGACAGCGGAAATCTTATACTGGATTGTGATTTTGGCTTGATTCAGAACACTGTCGGGCTTGAATCATTGATCAAGTCTATTCCGGGTGTCGTCGAGGTTGGTATCTTTAACGGGATGGCAAAACGGATATTTCAGGGAAAAGGAAATCAATGTCTGACAATTGAACTTTAA
- a CDS encoding transketolase family protein, with amino-acid sequence MTSESLRDAYGNTLAELGRLHNELVVLDADLSSSTRTGIFGKAFPERFFNMGISEQSMVTAAAGLALAGKKVFASTFAVFLTRTYEQIRQSICYNNLDVKLVVTHAGLTVGEDGATHQIVEDVGIMSGLPNMHVVVPADSVETSAVIRCLYEKSKTPFYVRLSREKFQVVTEKNYEFKLGKGVVLRDGSDLTIVTYGAMIDFSLKAALQLKAKGIDARVINMSSIKPIDRNLIIKAARETGRIVTAEEHSIYNGLGSRVAEIISEEYPIPMRRIGMKDNFGKSGKSWELFDYFHMSAEDIAKTSEECFRVERYENIP; translated from the coding sequence TTGACGTCAGAAAGCCTCAGAGATGCTTACGGAAACACGCTCGCCGAGCTTGGAAGATTGCACAATGAACTAGTTGTGCTTGACGCCGACCTTTCATCTTCCACTAGAACCGGAATTTTTGGCAAGGCTTTTCCAGAAAGATTTTTCAACATGGGCATTTCGGAGCAATCAATGGTCACCGCTGCTGCTGGGCTAGCCCTCGCAGGGAAGAAGGTATTTGCTTCAACATTCGCGGTTTTCCTCACACGCACTTATGAGCAGATAAGACAATCCATTTGCTACAATAATCTTGATGTAAAGCTAGTTGTAACCCACGCCGGATTAACCGTCGGTGAGGATGGGGCAACACATCAGATAGTTGAGGATGTGGGAATTATGTCGGGTCTACCAAACATGCATGTGGTTGTCCCGGCGGATTCCGTTGAGACATCAGCAGTAATAAGATGCCTGTACGAAAAATCTAAGACCCCTTTTTATGTGAGGCTATCCAGAGAGAAATTCCAAGTTGTGACAGAGAAAAACTACGAATTTAAATTGGGTAAGGGAGTTGTTCTCAGGGATGGTAGTGACCTTACTATAGTGACCTACGGGGCAATGATAGATTTCTCCTTGAAGGCAGCTCTTCAGTTGAAGGCAAAGGGAATAGATGCAAGAGTTATCAACATGTCATCTATCAAACCTATTGACAGGAATTTAATTATAAAAGCAGCCAGGGAAACAGGAAGAATTGTGACAGCAGAGGAGCATTCTATCTATAATGGCCTAGGGAGCCGTGTTGCTGAGATCATTTCAGAGGAATATCCAATCCCTATGAGAAGAATAGGCATGAAAGATAACTTCGGAAAATCTGGGAAATCTTGGGAATTGTTTGATTACTTTCATATGTCAGCAGAGGATATAGCAAAAACCTCTGAAGAGTGTTTCAGGGTGGAAAGATATGAAAATATTCCTTGA
- the ftsZ gene encoding cell division protein FtsZ yields the protein MVYPTDNNGQLESDDSENSLTSDDELRQIIERRAPKIRVFGTGGAGSNTITRLAREKLQGIELIACNTDAPHLLRTKANGKILLGENLTRGLGSGANPLVGEEASKESEGEVIRRIKGSDLVFITAGMGGGTGTGSAPHIAKVAKSLGAVSVSIVTLPFKSEGESRMQSARWGLRKVLNYSDTTIVIPNDKLLELVPKLSVQRAFRYADEIIVRAIKGITELITKPGLINLDFNDLKSVIKNSGLAVIGIGIGKGDAGSRVRNAVEDALNFPFISADLSTATGVIMNLTGGKDLKIEEASEISQIMKSVCNKSTKMLLGINIDKDTESKVQVMLVVTGVKSKLIDELLGSGTDQGGTGIDVVR from the coding sequence GTGGTCTATCCAACGGACAATAATGGCCAGCTCGAGTCAGATGACTCAGAAAATTCGCTTACCTCTGATGATGAACTTAGGCAGATAATCGAAAGGAGAGCACCAAAGATCAGAGTCTTTGGTACTGGTGGTGCTGGTTCTAACACCATCACACGGCTTGCAAGGGAAAAACTACAGGGTATTGAACTAATTGCGTGTAATACTGATGCCCCACACCTTCTTAGGACAAAAGCAAATGGGAAGATACTTCTTGGCGAAAACCTGACCCGTGGGCTGGGGAGCGGAGCAAACCCCCTTGTAGGTGAAGAAGCTTCGAAAGAATCAGAGGGTGAAGTGATACGCCGTATTAAGGGATCAGATCTCGTGTTCATAACTGCCGGGATGGGCGGTGGAACTGGCACTGGATCTGCTCCTCATATCGCAAAGGTTGCGAAAAGCCTGGGTGCCGTTTCAGTATCAATCGTAACGCTTCCCTTCAAGTCCGAGGGGGAGTCGAGGATGCAGAGCGCGCGCTGGGGGCTAAGGAAAGTGCTCAATTATTCTGATACCACAATTGTAATCCCCAATGACAAGTTGCTTGAACTTGTGCCAAAACTTTCAGTTCAGCGGGCATTTCGGTATGCAGATGAAATAATAGTCAGGGCAATAAAAGGCATAACTGAACTTATCACCAAACCGGGGCTGATAAATCTTGATTTCAACGACCTCAAATCAGTGATAAAGAATTCAGGGTTGGCGGTCATAGGAATAGGTATCGGCAAGGGCGATGCCGGGTCTCGCGTTAGAAATGCCGTTGAGGACGCATTGAATTTTCCATTCATATCAGCTGATCTTTCCACCGCTACGGGCGTGATTATGAATCTTACCGGGGGCAAAGATCTAAAGATCGAGGAAGCAAGTGAAATATCCCAGATAATGAAGTCGGTTTGCAACAAATCCACAAAGATGCTTCTAGGCATAAATATTGACAAGGACACTGAGTCCAAGGTGCAGGTAATGCTGGTTGTGACCGGGGTTAAGTCTAAACTGATTGATGAACTCCTTGGCAGTGGAACAGACCAAGGTGGCACTGGCATAGATGTTGTCAGATGA
- a CDS encoding glycosyltransferase: MSLYIDVDVTFILLAIISVVYYLVNSYFSIKYKQEIGNNPVDKKRVTALIPVYNEDRERFTQVVQAVRNQNIEFLVVGDACNEPYRSITEDNGGHFLYVRDHGGKRMAVSEGIKRIDSDFVLLIDSDTVIPDNTVISMLSKFSDRVGGVGANLSVRRDSNWISYSAEFVERSREVLFRSLSSHGSVMLLDGACVMYRTSLVKPFILSDEYTDHRVFGKRNPLGDDRQLTGYIIRSNYKAVKDYSVNVEVPAPVSVKKFIKQNVRWMRSNWVNFFRELFNGTAKKAGKFYTFDLLYTYLLPLLFIATVGVQAYFAIHFIDVRYLANGHFRYFHGISVNVIFTRFAHVSPVFLIRALTTVANYMATMVFSLAIAFRISKDRLKTFAFGAIAMLVMLGTSIYGLITIWKQNGWMTR, from the coding sequence GTGTCTCTGTATATCGATGTTGATGTTACATTCATCCTCCTTGCCATCATTTCAGTAGTTTATTACCTTGTAAATAGCTATTTTTCCATAAAATATAAACAGGAAATAGGGAACAACCCTGTGGATAAAAAGAGGGTCACAGCCCTGATTCCTGTTTACAATGAAGACAGGGAACGTTTCACACAGGTCGTTCAAGCTGTAAGGAATCAGAATATTGAATTCTTGGTTGTAGGTGATGCCTGCAATGAACCCTACCGCTCAATTACAGAAGACAACGGAGGTCACTTCCTGTACGTCAGAGATCACGGAGGAAAGAGGATGGCGGTATCTGAGGGAATCAAAAGGATAGACTCAGACTTCGTTTTACTCATAGACAGTGACACCGTGATTCCGGATAATACCGTTATTAGCATGCTGTCAAAATTTAGCGACCGCGTTGGCGGTGTAGGGGCTAATCTTTCAGTAAGGAGAGACAGTAACTGGATATCATACAGTGCTGAATTTGTAGAAAGATCTAGGGAGGTACTTTTCAGATCGCTCTCGTCGCATGGAAGTGTCATGCTCCTGGATGGTGCCTGTGTGATGTATCGGACTTCACTTGTCAAGCCTTTCATCCTTTCCGATGAGTACACCGACCACAGAGTATTTGGGAAGAGAAACCCACTGGGCGATGACAGACAATTAACAGGATATATCATCAGGTCAAATTACAAAGCTGTCAAAGACTATAGCGTGAACGTTGAGGTTCCGGCTCCAGTGAGCGTGAAGAAATTTATAAAGCAGAATGTAAGGTGGATGAGATCAAACTGGGTTAATTTTTTCAGGGAATTATTCAATGGGACTGCAAAGAAGGCTGGGAAATTCTACACATTTGATCTGCTCTATACGTATCTGCTGCCATTACTATTTATTGCGACGGTCGGTGTTCAGGCATATTTTGCTATTCACTTCATTGATGTCAGATATCTGGCAAACGGGCATTTCCGTTATTTTCATGGCATTTCAGTTAATGTGATTTTCACACGCTTTGCTCACGTAAGTCCAGTGTTTTTAATTCGAGCTCTCACAACGGTTGCAAATTACATGGCGACAATGGTATTTAGCTTGGCTATTGCGTTTAGAATTAGCAAGGATCGCCTTAAGACATTCGCATTTGGTGCTATAGCAATGCTGGTTATGCTCGGGACATCAATATATGGCCTCATAACGATATGGAAGCAAAACGGCTGGATGACTAGATAA
- a CDS encoding ArsR family transcriptional regulator produces MPLSEESEKLARFLIISDIPRSVAYTLVYIRNKGEITSVEIERETSLRQPEVSIAMQWLRRKGWINKRNMKKEGKGRPIHGYKLSKSFNEILDEIIQELSNKIDEINNNINSLKAFQK; encoded by the coding sequence GTGCCACTCTCAGAAGAAAGCGAAAAACTAGCACGATTTCTGATAATATCAGACATCCCAAGAAGCGTTGCGTATACGCTTGTATATATCCGGAACAAAGGGGAAATTACGAGCGTGGAAATTGAAAGGGAGACCAGCCTCAGGCAACCCGAAGTGTCCATTGCGATGCAGTGGCTGCGAAGGAAGGGCTGGATAAACAAGCGTAACATGAAAAAGGAAGGCAAGGGCAGGCCAATCCATGGCTACAAGCTTTCAAAAAGTTTTAATGAAATTCTAGACGAGATTATACAGGAACTGTCTAACAAGATTGATGAGATTAACAATAACATCAACAGCCTGAAGGCATTCCAGAAATGA
- the psmB gene encoding archaeal proteasome endopeptidase complex subunit beta, with protein sequence MNQTLQTGTTTVGITLKDAVIMGTERRVTMDHFIMHKDGRKLHQIDTYAGMTIAGLVGDAQVLVRYMKAELEIYRLQRKFNMPIEAVATLLSNILNQSKYYPYMVQILIGGVDKSPHIFSVDAAGGSVEDIYASTGSGSPFVYGVLETGYSRDMKVDEGIDLIIRAISAAKQRDSASGGKIDIAVMDKKNGYVDLTEEEIAERIKKLKIPQ encoded by the coding sequence ATGAATCAGACATTACAAACTGGAACGACGACCGTCGGTATAACCCTGAAAGACGCCGTGATAATGGGGACTGAGAGAAGGGTCACCATGGATCATTTTATCATGCATAAGGATGGGAGGAAACTTCATCAAATAGACACTTACGCCGGAATGACCATAGCTGGTCTTGTAGGGGATGCTCAGGTTCTTGTAAGATACATGAAGGCAGAACTTGAGATTTACAGGCTGCAGAGAAAGTTTAACATGCCAATAGAGGCTGTAGCCACCTTGCTGTCAAACATTCTCAATCAATCAAAGTATTATCCATACATGGTGCAGATCTTGATCGGTGGTGTGGACAAGTCACCTCACATATTCTCCGTTGACGCAGCAGGGGGATCGGTTGAGGATATCTATGCAAGCACTGGATCCGGATCGCCATTTGTATATGGTGTGCTGGAGACCGGATACAGCAGGGATATGAAAGTGGATGAGGGAATAGATCTTATCATAAGAGCAATTTCTGCCGCAAAGCAGAGGGATTCTGCCTCTGGCGGTAAGATAGACATAGCTGTTATGGATAAGAAAAATGGTTATGTTGATCTTACAGAGGAAGAGATAGCCGAAAGGATCAAAAAACTTAAAATCCCACAATAA
- a CDS encoding acyl-CoA thioesterase, translating into MDSKKCEESFSTMERLVLPADTNIFNALYGGRLVEWIDNVASIVAIKHGRRRAVTGSIDSLYFLSPIHLADIVKMQGRVNYVTRTTMEIEVDVISQEGLTGAEHFATKAYLTYVAVDQDGRPTDIPGLIVETEDEKKRFEEAEARRKIRLEGLSRIRKEIGDS; encoded by the coding sequence ATGGATTCAAAGAAATGCGAGGAGTCATTCTCAACCATGGAACGCCTTGTCCTACCCGCAGATACTAATATTTTCAATGCTCTTTATGGTGGAAGACTCGTGGAGTGGATAGATAATGTGGCATCAATTGTTGCGATAAAACATGGCAGGAGGAGAGCAGTTACGGGCAGTATTGACAGCCTTTACTTCCTTTCGCCAATTCATCTTGCGGATATCGTTAAGATGCAGGGGAGGGTTAATTACGTTACTAGGACGACGATGGAGATTGAAGTTGATGTTATTTCTCAGGAAGGGCTCACGGGAGCTGAACACTTCGCAACCAAGGCATATCTCACATATGTTGCGGTGGATCAAGATGGGAGACCCACTGATATCCCCGGTTTGATCGTCGAGACCGAAGATGAGAAAAAGCGTTTTGAAGAGGCTGAAGCAAGGAGAAAAATACGTCTTGAAGGACTCAGCCGGATCAGGAAGGAAATAGGCGATTCGTAA
- the fsa gene encoding fructose-6-phosphate aldolase — protein MKIFLDTANVEEIKQAISYGLLDGVTTNPSLVAKSATKDRGFVDIVKEILKITPGPVSIEVVATDYENMVKQGLKIASLGENAVVKIPMTLDGLRAVKALSDKGIKVNCTLIFNPIQAILAAKSGAEYVSPFVGRLDDIGEDGMAIIQEIKTIFVNYDLSTNILVASIRNPVHVLRSALLGADVVTLPFDVLQKLPSHPKTDEGLRRFLDDWKKVSPNGDFPL, from the coding sequence ATGAAAATATTCCTTGATACTGCAAACGTTGAAGAAATAAAACAGGCGATCAGTTATGGCCTTCTCGATGGTGTGACAACGAACCCTTCTCTCGTTGCTAAGAGTGCGACCAAGGACAGGGGGTTCGTCGATATTGTTAAGGAAATCCTTAAGATTACACCTGGACCAGTGAGTATAGAAGTTGTTGCGACAGATTATGAGAATATGGTAAAACAGGGCTTGAAAATAGCTTCCCTTGGAGAAAATGCGGTAGTTAAAATACCAATGACACTTGATGGCCTAAGGGCAGTCAAGGCACTTAGTGACAAGGGGATCAAGGTGAATTGCACCCTTATTTTCAATCCCATTCAGGCGATACTTGCAGCCAAGAGTGGTGCAGAATACGTTTCACCCTTTGTTGGCAGGCTCGACGATATAGGTGAGGATGGAATGGCCATAATACAGGAGATAAAGACTATTTTTGTGAACTACGACCTTTCAACCAACATCCTTGTTGCATCTATAAGGAATCCTGTGCATGTCCTCAGGTCAGCCCTGCTTGGAGCTGATGTAGTTACTCTGCCATTTGATGTTCTTCAAAAGCTGCCCTCTCATCCCAAAACCGACGAGGGGCTAAGGAGATTTCTAGATGACTGGAAAAAGGTATCGCCAAATGGTGATTTCCCCCTATAA
- a CDS encoding fatty acid--CoA ligase: MNVNEFKLTIGNLLDTAADSNPNQEIAYRSKEKYTYRKFQERVYNLAKGLVGLGVRKGDRVAFIDWDTNRFMEAYYAVPIAGATLHTVNIRYTPELIFYTMQHAEDKIVFVRDEFLPVLERAVEAFDFVEKWVVYSETGSYKTILPNSYNYDDLVNGDHKAQIPDVTEDDIATTFYTSGTTGLPKGVTFTHRQLVLHTLSANGSLSNDPVNLVNTDVMMPLVPMFHVHSWGVPYIALMKGMKYVLPGKYDFLEILKTIKAEKVNVSLMVPTVLYMVITHPEAKKYLEGSGLRVVIGGSALPRGLAEKAEQMGVQVTSGYGMSETCPILTISTFTSEVKKMTDEKKFEYRLKAGVPLGLVDLKVVDNKGKEVLRDGKTIGEVVAKAPWLTYAYVKDEESTKKLWKNGWMHTGDLGTIDDNGYLSIVDREKDAVKSGGEFIPTLIIEDGISTCKGVKEVAVVAKPHEQWGERPVAFVSSDPGLKGSDIRKHLEILVEAGKIAKFWIPDEFIFVNEFAKTSTGKVDKKVLREMLQTQN, translated from the coding sequence ATGAATGTGAATGAATTCAAACTGACCATTGGTAATCTGTTAGATACGGCCGCCGATAGCAACCCTAACCAGGAGATCGCCTATAGAAGCAAGGAAAAATATACTTACAGGAAGTTCCAGGAAAGGGTTTACAACCTAGCAAAGGGGCTTGTTGGGCTGGGCGTAAGAAAGGGAGACAGGGTTGCGTTCATAGACTGGGACACAAACAGGTTCATGGAAGCTTACTATGCCGTTCCCATAGCTGGAGCTACACTTCATACTGTAAACATAAGATATACCCCAGAGCTAATATTTTACACGATGCAGCATGCGGAAGATAAGATTGTGTTTGTAAGGGATGAATTCCTTCCAGTCCTTGAGAGAGCCGTAGAGGCGTTTGACTTTGTCGAGAAATGGGTTGTTTATTCTGAAACCGGAAGCTACAAGACCATACTTCCAAACAGCTATAACTATGATGACCTAGTTAACGGCGATCATAAAGCGCAAATCCCTGATGTCACTGAGGACGATATAGCGACAACGTTCTATACTTCCGGAACAACGGGATTACCTAAAGGTGTAACTTTCACACACAGACAGCTTGTTCTGCACACTCTCTCTGCCAATGGATCTCTTTCAAACGACCCCGTGAATCTTGTCAATACTGATGTGATGATGCCACTTGTTCCCATGTTTCACGTTCATTCATGGGGAGTTCCATATATAGCGCTAATGAAGGGCATGAAATACGTGCTACCTGGCAAATACGATTTTCTTGAGATTCTCAAAACTATAAAGGCAGAAAAGGTCAATGTCAGCCTGATGGTACCAACCGTGCTTTACATGGTCATCACCCATCCTGAGGCAAAAAAATATCTCGAGGGCTCAGGACTAAGGGTTGTCATTGGCGGGTCAGCACTACCTCGTGGCCTTGCGGAGAAAGCAGAACAAATGGGGGTCCAAGTGACATCAGGCTATGGCATGTCGGAGACCTGCCCTATTCTAACAATTTCCACCTTTACTTCAGAAGTCAAAAAGATGACAGATGAAAAGAAATTTGAATACAGGCTCAAGGCTGGTGTCCCCCTGGGACTGGTGGATCTGAAAGTGGTTGACAATAAGGGTAAGGAAGTACTTAGGGACGGGAAGACTATAGGCGAAGTTGTGGCCAAAGCGCCCTGGCTCACGTACGCGTACGTGAAAGATGAGGAAAGCACAAAGAAGCTCTGGAAGAATGGATGGATGCATACAGGCGATCTCGGGACCATTGATGACAATGGTTACCTCAGTATAGTCGATAGGGAAAAGGATGCGGTAAAATCTGGCGGCGAATTTATCCCGACACTGATAATCGAAGATGGGATAAGCACGTGTAAAGGGGTGAAAGAGGTGGCGGTTGTCGCCAAACCACATGAGCAGTGGGGCGAGAGGCCGGTAGCATTTGTTTCCTCAGATCCCGGGCTTAAGGGTTCTGATATAAGAAAGCATCTCGAGATTCTCGTAGAAGCCGGTAAAATAGCGAAATTCTGGATTCCGGATGAATTTATTTTTGTCAACGAGTTTGCAAAGACTAGCACAGGCAAGGTTGACAAGAAGGTTCTCAGGGAGATGCTTCAAACTCAAAATTAA
- a CDS encoding transketolase, which produces MEYSIVDLKKIANRIRHDIIDMVYNAGSGHPGGSLSITDVLTVLYFKEMSVDPQNPEDPSRDRLILSKGHASPGLYAVLAERGYFPHSLLSGFRKLNSKLEGHVHKGVPGVETSTGSLGQGLGIGVGLSLAGKLDKRDYHVFVILGDGEIEEGNIWESMMAASKYRLDNLIAILDRNRVQLDGRTDDIMPMGNIRAKAESFGWNVIEINGHNYDEIVSAIESAKKHEGTPTFIIANTIKGKGVSYMEGTAKYHGSPPASKEEYDLAIKELDAEVIN; this is translated from the coding sequence ATGGAGTATAGTATTGTTGACCTTAAAAAAATAGCAAATAGGATTCGCCACGATATCATAGATATGGTGTATAATGCGGGCAGTGGCCATCCAGGTGGTTCTTTAAGTATAACAGATGTACTCACAGTTCTTTATTTCAAGGAAATGTCCGTGGATCCGCAAAATCCTGAGGATCCTTCCAGGGACAGACTAATACTGAGCAAGGGCCACGCCTCTCCTGGTCTCTATGCAGTTCTTGCAGAAAGGGGTTATTTCCCCCATTCACTGCTGTCAGGTTTCCGGAAGTTGAATTCAAAACTTGAAGGTCACGTTCACAAGGGAGTTCCAGGCGTTGAAACTTCCACGGGATCTCTTGGACAGGGCCTTGGAATCGGGGTAGGCCTTTCACTTGCCGGGAAGCTTGACAAGAGGGATTATCATGTATTTGTTATACTCGGAGATGGGGAAATAGAGGAGGGAAACATATGGGAGTCCATGATGGCAGCATCAAAGTACAGGCTGGATAATCTCATTGCTATCCTTGACAGGAACCGTGTTCAGCTTGATGGGCGCACGGACGATATAATGCCAATGGGGAACATCCGTGCCAAGGCTGAGAGCTTTGGATGGAACGTAATAGAGATCAATGGCCACAATTATGACGAGATCGTATCCGCCATAGAAAGCGCGAAAAAACACGAAGGAACTCCCACATTTATAATTGCCAACACCATAAAGGGGAAGGGCGTCAGCTATATGGAAGGCACAGCCAAATATCATGGTTCCCCTCCTGCGTCAAAGGAAGAATATGACCTTGCTATTAAAGAACTGGATGCGGAGGTAATTAATTGA
- a CDS encoding beta-CASP ribonuclease aCPSF1, with amino-acid sequence MSFRDYLAEARQIFDRLYPNNQITEIDYEGPTIVVYTKDENLFSKREDLAKQIAQEMRRRIAIRPDPSIMMPETEAEEKIKAIIPDKAGLQDIYFEPDTGEVVIEADEPSIVTSRNSGMIVQIKSETRWSPRVVRAPPINSRTVKEMREFLREVKQERKEFLHKLGEKLNIPTMPGETWIRITALGGHREVGRSATLVSTNNSKVLVDVGMLNTNDADEQPWEGAPYLYLPEVQPFSSIDAVVLTHAHLDHSGLLPILFKYGYDGPVYMTQPTRDLAALLQNDYIKVAHAEGHKAPYESKHIREMLKRTLVLRYNETTDITRDMRLTLYNAGHILGSSSVHLHIGDGLYNIVLSGDVKFEKTWLFNQANNKFPRVETFMTESTYAGRDDYFYTRAEASNTLIDIINRTFDRGGSVVVPVFAVGRSQEVMLVLEQAVREGLIKNVPVYLDGMIMEATAIHAAYPEYLNKNLRESIMIRGENPFLSPIFKRVETREQRQNICDSVEPQVVLATSGMMNGGPVMEYLKSWCENPKHSLVFVGYQADGTLGRKIQRGAKEISLNDAGKLQKFQINMAVEVAEGFSGHSDKKQLLAYIATMQPKPHRILVNHGDGDKCYEFAKLIRNKYGIESIAMKNLETVRVY; translated from the coding sequence ATGTCTTTTAGAGATTACCTCGCGGAAGCCAGACAGATCTTTGATAGATTGTATCCAAACAATCAGATCACCGAGATCGACTACGAAGGCCCTACTATTGTTGTTTACACAAAGGATGAAAACCTTTTTTCCAAAAGGGAAGACCTTGCCAAACAGATAGCTCAGGAGATGAGAAGAAGGATTGCAATCCGACCTGACCCATCGATTATGATGCCTGAAACGGAAGCGGAAGAGAAGATAAAGGCGATTATACCTGATAAAGCCGGACTTCAGGATATTTACTTTGAGCCGGATACTGGTGAGGTCGTAATCGAAGCGGATGAACCCTCGATCGTGACTTCCAGAAATTCCGGGATGATCGTGCAGATAAAATCTGAAACGAGATGGTCTCCAAGAGTAGTAAGGGCTCCACCTATCAACTCACGAACTGTAAAGGAAATGAGGGAGTTTCTCCGTGAGGTAAAACAGGAGAGGAAGGAGTTTCTCCATAAACTAGGAGAAAAGCTTAACATCCCGACTATGCCGGGAGAGACGTGGATAAGGATCACTGCACTTGGAGGTCATCGGGAGGTTGGTAGAAGTGCCACACTTGTCAGCACCAACAACTCAAAGGTTCTGGTGGATGTCGGCATGCTCAATACTAACGATGCTGATGAACAGCCATGGGAGGGAGCACCCTACCTGTATCTTCCGGAAGTGCAACCTTTCAGTTCAATTGATGCCGTTGTCCTGACGCATGCACATTTGGATCATTCAGGATTGCTCCCCATCCTTTTCAAATATGGATACGATGGGCCAGTATACATGACACAACCTACCAGGGATCTTGCCGCATTGTTGCAAAATGATTATATCAAGGTCGCCCATGCTGAAGGCCATAAGGCACCTTATGAATCAAAGCACATTAGAGAGATGCTAAAGCGTACCCTTGTCCTGAGATACAACGAGACGACGGATATAACAAGGGATATGAGACTGACGCTATACAACGCCGGTCACATACTGGGATCATCCTCAGTACATCTTCACATCGGCGACGGGCTTTACAACATCGTGTTGAGCGGTGACGTAAAGTTTGAGAAAACATGGCTTTTTAACCAAGCTAACAATAAGTTTCCGCGCGTGGAAACATTCATGACTGAGTCCACCTATGCTGGTAGAGACGATTATTTCTATACCAGGGCGGAAGCTTCAAACACCCTTATTGACATAATAAACAGGACTTTCGATCGCGGAGGATCCGTTGTAGTGCCCGTATTTGCCGTGGGAAGGAGTCAGGAAGTAATGCTGGTCCTTGAACAGGCAGTTCGTGAAGGTTTGATCAAGAACGTTCCAGTGTATCTCGATGGGATGATTATGGAGGCTACTGCCATTCATGCTGCCTACCCAGAGTATCTCAACAAGAATCTTAGAGAAAGTATTATGATCAGGGGGGAGAATCCTTTTCTGAGCCCAATCTTCAAGAGGGTTGAAACCCGGGAACAGAGACAAAATATATGTGACTCTGTCGAACCGCAGGTTGTACTGGCCACATCTGGGATGATGAACGGCGGACCTGTGATGGAATATCTCAAGTCCTGGTGCGAAAACCCAAAACACTCACTTGTCTTTGTCGGGTATCAGGCAGACGGAACACTAGGGAGAAAAATCCAGAGGGGGGCAAAGGAGATTTCGCTTAATGATGCGGGGAAACTGCAAAAATTTCAGATAAACATGGCGGTTGAGGTTGCTGAGGGATTTTCAGGTCATTCAGATAAGAAACAACTACTTGCGTATATTGCCACTATGCAGCCAAAACCGCACAGAATATTGGTTAACCATGGAGATGGCGATAAATGCTATGAGTTCGCAAAACTTATTAGGAACAAGTACGGCATCGAAAGCATCGCCATGAAGAACCTTGAGACCGTCAGGGTATATTAG